TAACAACGAATAACATCTACTACACCACCAAAGAAAGTGTTACCTCTTATAAACTTTTTAGTAACTTATGGTAGCATTTCGGCTTGTAACATTTCAAATATGGTGTACTGTTGGTTTCTCTGTTCTCAAAGAATTGTGAAAGAGTTGATCCTCTATAAATACAAATAGGTAAGTAGGCACATTGTAACGGGTTGAAAGTGGGAGCTCTTTATGCTACCACTAAACACCCTTACGATCTCGGGTCTCAGTTCATCAGCATCACTATACCCCGACACCTTTTACCGTCAAGAACCACCATATTGATTTTAGACGTGAattagggctgagcattcggtcggttcagTCCAAAAtcggaccgaaccgaatagaccgaaaaaccgaataATCATTTTTTATTGGACCGAACCGGACCGAAATTATATTATGGACCGGACTGAacgaaccgaaataattcggttcggttcggttttggaccgaacggaccgaattttttttaaaacataaaattgtataaaaaatttaaaattaaaattacaaaatctaaaatataattaaagtaaggtGATATTTAGAGTTCTAAAAGcgtataaatacaattacaaattaaaaattatgattatatTTTTACGATGTACGTAAAATATATAcaatataaaattatagtatttatgatttggtctattcggtccggaccgaaatattttttacaagaaccggaccgaaccgatttttatttcggtctattcggtccggaccgaatagaccgaatttctgaaaaatcaggaccgaaccgaaccaaattagcacggttcggttcggtttttcggttcggttttgctgAGCCCTACTGTGAATCTCGAATCTTTGTTAACATCGAGTAAACTTCTAAATTTTGTAACAGAAACTCCTGAATtttcttattttgatttttttacaCTTTGCCATATCTGATATCACATACGAATAAGGAATAACTGATGTTAGAATTCAATAAATTATTACTTTTTTAGAATTCGTTAGATTATTATTTAGCTCAGTTCGTGCAATTACTCAtcaatattattttttatatatataggtCTTTGTCCTTAGAAGTTTCGTATTAACAAAATTAAGTTAGGGACTCTGGGTTTTGGTAATTGCACTCGTATATATAGAGAAAAGAAATCGACATGGTTTTAAACAAAATAATAGAACATTTTTCCAACCCCCTTGAAGGTTGATTGCAAGCTGTTTATAAGGAGTACCTAATCAACTAAATTCTTATATTCTCAATTCCAAGTGGGCTCGTGGGTCAACagttataaaaatttaaattcgTTTCAATTTTTTTTGGTTTTATTTTATTTTCCAATATTATATATCAGAATAGAAGAACAGTAGATTAGTACAAATAAAATGCACCCAGCAGGCAAACTGTGAACGGATGATTTCAAGGAAAACAAATACGTGAAAGGCTAATAATACATTATTCGATCATAAAACATGCAGCTCAATCTGCATGTTCAGCTTCGCGCCGAAGATCCCCTGCATCAAAGTCGAGATGTAAGGTCCTTTATAGGTACAAGAGAATTCTTGACACTCTCGTCAGTTTCAACAACACTTAGCGCCTGCAACACTTCCGGAAATAGAAGTTTTCGATTTTCTGCATACACATGCCCTTTCCACTTCCTCATGACCAGTTGTTCTCCCAGCTCTATAGCCGCGGCCACCGTCTCCTCCACAGTATCATAGGCAGCGTCAATAATCCCCTTCTCCACAGCCATCGTGGCTGGAATCTTCTGGGCACTCATAATGAGATCACGCCAAACAGCTGGACTTGAAATTTTGGCCCTAATGGTGGCTCTTATATAAGGGGATGTAGGCACTATCCCGATATCATTATAATTAATGTACAGATAACCACGATCCTTTCTCATGAAAACATAGTCATGGCAAAGGGCGAGAATAACACCAGCACAAGTGGCATGGCCATTGACAGCAGCAATGGTTGGCATAGGGAGAGACATGAAATCAGTGAAGAGGGCTCTTATTTTGGACATCAAGAACAAGAATTTTTGTTTGTTTGATTGAGCCCATGGTATGTCCCCTCCATTGGAGAAAAACATGCCTTCTCCAGTAGTTATAAGGGCAGTGCAAGTGGAAGGTGTGGCAGTGCTTTCAGATCGAACTCGATGGAGAGCGGCGGAGATAGAATCAATGCGAGATGGGTTGAGACGGTGTTCATCATTGCCGGTAAGTGTCAGAATGTAAACACTTCCTCGTTTTTCTAAGGTACACATTCTCGCTACTATTCTAGTTTCTAGTACTTATTTATCACACTGTGTGTTTATGAAACtgatttaaggtttaagttgAAGGTGCTTGTATTTATATACACTGGAGAGGGGAATTAGACTTCAAACGTGGGCTGCAATTTTCAAACGCCAACACCCAGGTACTAATATTATCAATGGACTCGGTCTTCCAAAGTGTGCATGTCTGTCTTATCGGTACTAACTTAGAACCCCAGCTAATAATATTTGGATAATATCATACTTAAGCTAatcatatataaaaatataatttagtaACGTTATTTTTATAGGTGTCAATTAgtttaataaatttttttaaacaTTTGAAAAAAACTGCATTTAAAACAATAATTGCGgtattataaaataattgaacAAATATCCTATATTATATGTGATGTTATGCTAATTGTAAGTTCAAATCAACACTAATATGTGATGTTATaccaatttttttaataaatttaatttataaaccTACAAATGAGTATAAATTTTCGGGATCAAGTCGAACTCAGGCATAGGATAAATTTTGAGGGGAAACGACAATTTTGACACGAAATATGGGTCGAACCCATGATTATTTGATTTTTTCCCCCCGTAATATGAACTAGTCGATAAATTTTTTATATCAAgattatttaagaaaaaacaTGAACTAtagtaaaataaataaatattcataaTTATTGTCTATTTTGTGTCACACTTTTTTAGGCCGACAcctattataatatacataatagCACAAAtctgcatatatatatatatatatttattcacGATACCAATTTATATCACGTCTTCTTAAGTCTATAATAGTCATACTAATTATGATGTTTTCTTAGGCCGACACCGGTTGTAATAAAAAaaagatttattagataaattctaatataaacttatactataatttatataaaatttagTTTAAGCCGATCTTCGTCAAACACAATAATGAtgaaaatttatataatttagataaaaaatAGTTTGAGCCGCTCTCCCATCAAACACA
This genomic interval from Apium graveolens cultivar Ventura chromosome 8, ASM990537v1, whole genome shotgun sequence contains the following:
- the LOC141679564 gene encoding enoyl-CoA delta isomerase 1, peroxisomal-like, with the protein product MCTLEKRGSVYILTLTGNDEHRLNPSRIDSISAALHRVRSESTATPSTCTALITTGEGMFFSNGGDIPWAQSNKQKFLFLMSKIRALFTDFMSLPMPTIAAVNGHATCAGVILALCHDYVFMRKDRGYLYINYNDIGIVPTSPYIRATIRAKISSPAVWRDLIMSAQKIPATMAVEKGIIDAAYDTVEETVAAAIELGEQLVMRKWKGHVYAENRKLLFPEVLQALSVVETDESVKNSLVPIKDLTSRL